In Cicer arietinum cultivar CDC Frontier isolate Library 1 chromosome 1, Cicar.CDCFrontier_v2.0, whole genome shotgun sequence, one DNA window encodes the following:
- the LOC101498202 gene encoding protein phosphatase 1 regulatory inhibitor subunit PPP1R8 homolog: MYGRTSGLDRFKKAENLEPFSVSVNSSSRNVAQSSSKVVGYSQSHQSSVHQSQHQQQYASHKAVGVEAAPLLGQSQQATQIGGGQSTWQPPDWAIEPRPGVFYLEVMKDGQVLDRINLDRRRHIFGRQIQTCDFVLDHQSVSRQHAAVIPHKNGSVYVIDLGSAHGTFVANERLTKDSPVEFEVGQSLRFAASTRVYILRKNDAALFPRPPPPTEINFPPPPDPSDEEAVVTYNTLLNRYGINKSDLVSKSNELGSSASGKNKDYQSERAAKRIKKTRVSFRDQVGGELVQVVGISDGVDVETEPGPVGVKEGSLVGKYESLVQITLIPKGKEQSSVKEADSSQKGVTDKLQEVLKKIKTPVKTGIYDDLYGESLSVKVGSAWAYSPVSSSERPPAAKENGKENTLSGRSDSNPSNADEDDDDDLFG, translated from the exons ATGTATGGAAGAACATCAGGTCTTGATAGGTTTAAGAAAGCTGAGAATTTGGAACCGTTCTCCGTTTCTGTCAATTCATCTTCAAGAAATGTTGCTCAGTCTTCTAGTAAAGTAGTTGGTTATTCACAGTCTCACCAGAGTTCTGTTCACCAATCTCAGCATCAACAGCAATATGCTTCCCACAAAGCTGTGGGAGTGGAGGCTGCCCCGTTGTTGGGGCAGAGTCAGCAGGCAACTCAGATTGGAGGAGGGCAGTCGACGTGGCAGCCACCAGATTGGGCGATTGAGCCGCGGCCAGGTGTTTTTTACCTGGAAGTTATGAAGGATGGTCAGGTGTTAGATCGGATTAATCTGGACAGACGGAGACATATATTTGGGAGGCAAATCCAGACTTGTGATTTTGTGCTTGATCATCAATCTGTCTCTCGCCAACATGCTGCAGTCATTCCTCACAAGAATGGGAG CGTATATGTAATTGATTTGGGATCTGCTCATGGTACCTTTGTCGCAAATGAGCGATTGACCAAGGATTCACCAGTTGAGTTTGAAGTGGGACAATCATTGCGGTTTGCTGCATCCACAAGAGTAtacatattaagaaaaaatGATGCAGCTCTTTTCCCTCGTCCTCCACCACCCACGGAGATTAATTTCCCACCACCTCCTGACCCATCAGATGAAGAAGCTGTTGTTACTTATAATACGTTGCTGAATCGTTACGGCATCAACAAGTCAGATCTAGTGTCCAAATCTAATGAGCTAGGTAGTTCAGCAAGTGGCAAAAACAAGGATTACCAATCGGAAAGAGCTGCTAAGAGAATTAAGAAGACAAGAGTTTCCTTCAGAGATCAAGTTGGGGGAGAATTAGTTCAAGTTGTTGGAATTTCAGATGGTGTAGATGTAGAAACAGAACCTGGTCCAGTTGGTGTTAAGGAAGGAAGTCTTGTCGGTAAATATGAATCTCTTGTACAAATTACTTTAATTCCAAAGGGGAAAGAGCAGTCCTCTGTCAAGGAGGCAGATTCGTCCCAAAAAGGGGTGACTGATAAACTACAAGAAGTCCTAAAAAAGATCAAAACCCCCGTGAAAACTGGGATTTATGACGACCTTTATGGAGAATCCTTATCTGTCAAAGTTGGATCAGCCTGGGCATACTCACCTGTAAGTAGTAGTGAACGACCTCCAGCTGCTAAGGAAAATGGAAAAGAGAATACACTAAGCGGAAGATCAGACAGTAATCCAAGCAATGCTGATGAGGATGACGACGACGATTTGTTCGGGTGA